One genomic region from Pseudoduganella lutea encodes:
- a CDS encoding AzlD domain-containing protein, whose protein sequence is MSDLEIWIVIIALAIATALTRSSFWLVGHKVTIPPRVQEMLRYAPSCALAAIIAPDLLLDGAGTVHLDLGNARLIAGIASVAWFAWRRRMLETIIFGMLIFTALRLLHLYQ, encoded by the coding sequence ATGTCTGACCTGGAAATCTGGATCGTCATCATTGCGCTGGCGATCGCCACCGCGCTCACGCGCAGCAGCTTCTGGCTGGTGGGCCACAAGGTCACGATTCCGCCGCGCGTGCAGGAAATGCTGCGTTATGCGCCTTCGTGCGCGCTGGCGGCGATCATCGCCCCCGACCTGCTGCTCGATGGCGCGGGCACCGTCCATCTCGACCTGGGCAATGCCCGGCTGATCGCGGGCATTGCATCGGTTGCCTGGTTCGCCTGGCGCCGCCGCATGCTGGAGACGATCATCTTCGGCATGCTGATCTTCACCGCTTTACGGTTGTTGCATTTATACCAATAA